The window GATGACTACCGTGTGGTCCGTCTCTCTCATCCGTTGACAGTGCTATTGTAGCGATGATATTTTATCCTTTCTGCTAATGTGTGCATGCTTGTTGCTCATTTGTACAACCAATTGgggcggaaaaaaagatgggGGGCTGTACAATCTCCTTCATGGTACTCTTCCACGCCGACCTTTCCCCCTCTACATCTGCACACACTTAAACTTCCACAGGGTGCGTTTGGACTCTTAGCGAACAAGGGGAATTGCAAATTTAGGAACATCGTAATGATCAGTGATAACGCGGTCCAGTCGCCTCGCTGATTTGTACAAGTTACCTCAGTGCATTATTTCATTGACCGCCTGACCGACCTCTTCTCTTTCTAACTGCTTCGTCCACCACATCGGCAGGTGCTACGGGGGAAGAAGTGGAGCACAGAGTATGAGAAGCTGAAAAATGGAACCCCTCCGCTTTTGTACAACCTGGAAGAAATAGAGTCCctatatgaaaattttaaaggttCATTTTGAGGGCCTAATTTTGGGAGTTATAAAAGGGGGCATACCATAATTGACATCCTACATGGCAACGAACCGCACGTAACTGCAGTGGTTTTACATGGGGAGAACTGTAGAGCGGGTTCTTCACTTTCTTCCGTTTTCCTTTGTAACTTCCTTTCCGCGGAGACGTTATGTATgtcaaaatgttttttttcctataagGTATATCCTCTTTCTTGCCCATCTTACAGATTGGTGTCCCCAGGCGTCCTTATGTGAGAAGAGTAAATACGAAAATATGAATGTTTAAATGGCCTACGCATGAGGGGGGGGGTGCACATGTTGGATTTTATGATGCACAGGCGtagtcgttttttttttttttttttttttttccgctttggCTTAACTTTGTTTAGCTAGTTCGAAGCTCACTTgtcgttcttcttcttaaatTCGGAAATGTTAGTGACCGATGAGGGGTTACCTCTCAGCGAAAACATGTAAACGGGAAAACCATGCGTCTGTAGCTGCATGTGTGGAAGCGCTACTCTTGCCCCCTCTTTGCTAAGTGGGATTCTTGCTCTTTCGTGTGTTTTTCTCCTGGTGGGCAGGTCTAGCACAGGGCAATCTTTTCTCCTACTTCCTTTTGCGTCCAAAACTTACACTACATGGAGCAGGGCGTGGTGAGTCTCTTCATCGACTTCTTCGACTCATACTCCTACAACATCGTGCACTACCTGCGCAAGGTGAACGGTGCGGAGCCGATAGTCGTGCATCCAGGGGAGATAAGCATTAAAGATTTTCTGACCAAATATTATCATCAAGTGGACAATGTAGTAATCTCCCCAGGGTATGGGAACcctcaaaagggggaaagtaGCAGAAACGATCTAATAGCAGGGATATTGCAGAGGAAGATCGACATTCCGATCTTGGGCATATGCTTTGGGCATCAATTAATTTGCCACCTCTATGggtgtaaaataaaaaaagtaaagaacaTGTTTCATGGAGACACGAATATAAttaatatatgtaagtaCGAAAATGCAGCTAGCGATTTGtttgaaaatgtgaaagacGGGTTCAAAGCGACATGTTACAACTCTCTAAAGGTGAGCAAAAGGGTGACCGATCCATTGAGGATTACTTGCTATTCGCTTTGTGCAAATGAGTTCATAGTTATGGGAACGCAACATAAAGAACTCCCATATTACACAGTCCAATATCACCCTGAGTCCATTGAAAGTGATTTCAGTAAcacattttttgaaaattttaaaaagattaCACTGAAACGAGGGGGTGGGCGTAGAGGTAGACAAGCCACTGTCAACCTTGCGGAGCACCAACTGTGGAGTAAATACACGCAGGATGGAATTTGTTTGGaccttcttcaaaatggacAGAGACAGAAGgcatggaaaataaaactgGTAAAACTCTCAGGGGTGCAGAAGTTGCGTAATTTCTCGCATGCCATTTTTAAAGCCATTTGTTACGATCCAAATGATATTTCTTTTTGGCTCGACAGTAACTTGGAAGTTTCGGATCCCCCTCTAGGGGGTTATTGCACCAAAGGGGGGATTGAACACGATGGAGATGCCAATACGGATAGAAGTGGTACGGACACTAATCACTTAAATAGTAATGGCCTACATGATAGATGCAGATTCTCCTACATGGGAAATGCCAAAGGGCGCTTAAGCGAACTGTTAGAGTATTACTACGCAGAGGATGCGGGAGGACACCAAATGAAAGGCACAATCCTTCAgttaaggaaagaaacaaacgAGGAGGCGTATCGAGTAACGTACTATAGTGAGGATCCAAGCAACTGTCTGGTCCATTACATGAGAGAGAGAATAAATCTATTTAAAGATAACTACAATATCCATTTGGAGGagataaaaatggataagTGCGATGGAGCCTTCAGTGCGGGAAGAACAAGGCGTGGTGAGAACAGTGTGAATTGCTCCACGGGGGATGACGAGGAAGACGAAGCAgatgaagaaggaggaggaaatgtTCACCCTGATTGTTATCCCTACGAAGGATACCTTTCCAAAGGAACGATCGAAGAGGACCAGTTCTTGAAACATAAAGATTCCTGCCTCCTGGGTTACTTTGGCTTCTTTACATACGAATATAATTTCGAGACcatgaattttttgtataaaaaaaagtggaaaaatcgTGCCGAGGATAGGGATTCGAAGAATGCCATCccaatttctctttttattttccctcaGAATTTTATCTCTCTCGATTTGGTTAGTAATAATATTTACTTAATTTCTCTGGAACCAGAGGAGGCCTATTTTAAGTCTCCTTTGGGACACTCCCCTCCCTTTTGGAGTAACCAAGATGTGCAGGATATCCTGCAGTACAATGCCAGATGGAATGAAGAAGCTATTCAacaaattatgaaaattgtTCAGACAAAACGAGAATATTACCAAGACGGTCAAGTTTCCTCCATATGCATGTCCCCGGTGTGTTTGACACACGATGAGGAGT is drawn from Plasmodium knowlesi strain H genome assembly, chromosome: 7 and contains these coding sequences:
- a CDS encoding para-aminobenzoic acid synthetase, putative, giving the protein MEQGVVSLFIDFFDSYSYNIVHYLRKVNGAEPIVVHPGEISIKDFLTKYYHQVDNVVISPGYGNPQKGESSRNDLIAGILQRKIDIPILGICFGHQLICHLYGCKIKKVKNMFHGDTNIINICKYENAASDLFENVKDGFKATCYNSLKVSKRVTDPLRITCYSLCANEFIVMGTQHKELPYYTVQYHPESIESDFSNTFFENFKKITLKRGGGRRGRQATVNLAEHQLWSKYTQDGICLDLLQNGQRQKAWKIKLVKLSGVQKLRNFSHAIFKAICYDPNDISFWLDSNLEVSDPPLGGYCTKGGIEHDGDANTDRSGTDTNHLNSNGLHDRCRFSYMGNAKGRLSELLEYYYAEDAGGHQMKGTILQLRKETNEEAYRVTYYSEDPSNCLVHYMRERINLFKDNYNIHLEEIKMDKCDGAFSAGRTRRGENSVNCSTGDDEEDEADEEGGGNVHPDCYPYEGYLSKGTIEEDQFLKHKDSCLLGYFGFFTYEYNFETMNFLYKKKWKNRAEDRDSKNAIPISLFIFPQNFISLDLVSNNIYLISLEPEEAYFKSPLGHSPPFWSNQDVQDILQYNARWNEEAIQQIMKIVQTKREYYQDGQVSSICMSPVCLTHDEELPNARNVDQNKIVFSPLVGKDEYMENVKRCKEYIENGHSYELCLTTQFMGHYSISNGNAPSVDFLNMYLHVRDVNKVAYSCYIHYCRQLHAASVPTQVSTNPVVDTQLQFTIMSFSPEEFLRKDKENILFSKPIKGTTRRGKTNEEDEKMKGKLLNSKKDKAENLMIVDLTTNDFHRICKTDTVRVNQLFHIESYAYVHQMVSEICGRLPPGKTFADAIVNVFPGGSMTGAPKPISISLLQSIEKAPRGVYSGSIGFISVQGNFILNIVIRTALVQNNTISIGAGGAVTIKSDETEEYNEMLLKFMSVARPICSYLMEQHNVHVEYKL